GAAGAAGTGAAGGAAATTCTAAGCAACATGTCGCTGGAACTCGTCATGACCGCCCATCCGACGGAAGCGGTGCGACGGGCGATTCTCGATATTCACCACCGGATCGCGGAAGAGATGATGGAGCTCGACGATCCGACTCTGACGCACCGCGAACGCGAGACGCTGCGCGAGGATCTCCGAAGCGAAGTGCTGACGCTGTGGCAGACGGACGAGCTTCGCGACCGCAAGCCGACCGTGATCGACGAGGTCCGCAACGGCTTGTATTATTTCGACGAGACGCTGTTTGACGTCCTTCCCGAGGTTTATGAGGAACTGGAGCGTTGTCTGACCAAATATTATCCGGGAGAGAAGTGGCATCTGCCTCTGTTCCTGCGGTTCGGCTCCTGGATCGGCGGCGATCGCGACGGCAACCCGTCCGTAACGGCGGCCGTCACGGAGGAGACGCTTCGCCTGCACCGGGCGATGGCGCTCAAGAAATACGAAGAAGGCTTGCACAAGCTGATGAAGCATCTTAGCTTCAGCACCAGCCTCGTGAACGTCGATCCGTCCCTGCTGGAGTCGATCGCGGCCGACCGCGAGCATATCCAGCTCCGTTCCGAGGATGTCTGGCGCAACGACAAGGAGCCGTATCGGATCAAGGTCGCGTACATGATGGAGAAAATCCGCAATGCGGCCGACTCGTCCAAAAAACCGCAGACGAAGTACAACAACCCCGCCGAATTCAAGGCGGATCTGGAATTGATCGACCGCTCGCTCCGCAGCCATTACGCCGATTTTGTCGCCGACAAATACGTGCGCAAGCTGATCCGTCAGGTCGAGCTGTTCGGCTTCCATCTGGCGACGCTGGATATCCGCCAGCACAGCAAGGAGCACGAATCGGCGATGGCGGAGATTCTCGCGAAGATGGGCATCTGCGCCGATTATGCCGCGCTGGAGGAGCAAGCCAAGGTGGCGCTGCTCTCCGATCTGCTGGAGGATCCGCGTCCGCTGACCTCGGCTTATATCGAGTATACGCCGTCCACGCGGGAATGCCTGGACGTCTACCATACGGTGTTCCGCGCGCAGCAGGAATTCGGACGCGAGTGCGTGCGCAGCTACCTGATCAGCATGACGCAGAGCGCCAGCGATCTGCTCGAAGTGCTGGTGCTCGCCAAGGAAGCGGGCTTGTACCGGATCGACCGCGACGGCAACGTCTGCTGCCAGATTCAGCCGGTGCCGCTGTTCGAGACGATCGACGACCTGCACGCGGCTCCAGGCATTATGACGACGCTGTTCGAGCTGCCGACCTACCGCCGCAGCGTGCAAGCGTTCGGCAATCTGCACGAGATCATGCTCGGCTATTCGGACAGCAACAAGGACGGCGGCGTCGTCACCGCGAACTGGGAGCTGCGGATGGCGCTGAAGAGCTTGACGGAAGCGGCGAAGCCGTACGACATCAAGCTGAAATTTTTCCACGGCCGCGGAGGAGCGCTCGGCCGCGGCGGCATGCCGCTGAACCGCAGCATCTTGGCCCAGCCGCCGGAGACGCTGGGCGGCGGCATCAAGATTACGGAGCAAGGCGAAGTGCTGTCGCAGCGGTACTCGCTCAAGGGCATCGCGTACCGCAGTCTGGAGCAGGCGACATCGGCTCTGCTCACGGCTGCCTTGCTGGCGCGCCGGCCGCAAAGCGATCTGACGAATCCGGAGTGGGAGTCGGTCATGCGCCTCATCTCCGAGAAAGCGCAGGAGAAATACCAGGATCTGATCTTCCGGGATCCGGACTTCCTCGAATTTTTCAAGGAGTCGACGCCGCTGCCGGAGATTGGCGAGCTGAACATCGGCTCCCGTCCGGCGAAGCGCAAAAACAGCGACCGCTTCGAGGATCTGCGCGCGATTCCTTGGGTATTCTCGTGGACGCAGAGCCGCTATCTGCTTCCGGCCTGGTACGCGGCCGGTTCCGGCTTGCTCTCCTACGCGCAGGACGATCCGGCGCGCATGGACCAGCTCAAGCGGATGTACCGGGAATGGCCGTTCTTCCAGACGCTTGTCGATAATTTGCAGATGGCGCTGGCAAAAGCCGATCTGCTGATCGCTAAAGAATATGCGGGCATGATCAAAAACCGGGAAGTCGCGGACCGGATTTTCAACCAGATCAGCGAGGAATTCAAGCTGACGACCCGGTTGATTCTGGAAATTACCGGCCAACAGGAAATTTTGGACAATGTCCCTGTGCTGCAGGAATCGATCCGGCTGCGCAATCCGTACGTCGATCCCCTGAGCTACATGCAGGTTCAGCTTCTTACGGAGCTGCGCGCTCTGCGCGATCAAGGAGGCGACGACGCGCAGTTGCTCCGCGAGGTGCTGCTGACGATCAACGGGATCGCGGCGGGCCTGCGTAATACGGGCTGATCCCGTGATCAACCAGAAGAAGGAGCCGGAGGGATTGGCGCAGCGGATGCGTCGGTGCCTTCGGCTTTTTTGCGGAGGGACCTCGAATCGGCGGCATGGGGGTTGGCGGCGTCAAACGGTGTGACAAGAGGGGGAGCCGGGAATGACGAGGCGACAGGATCTTGCCCGGGGCAAAAAAATCGGAGCGTTGTCGGTGCTGCTCGGAGCTTGCAGCTTCGGTCTGATGTCTCCGCTCAGCAAGCTGGCGCTCGGCTATGGCTGGCAGCCGGTTACGCTGACGGTTGTCCAGACGGCGATCAGCACGATCCTGCTGTGGGCGCTGGTCGCGCTCAACCGGGGTTCCTTCGGACGGCCCAAGGGAATCGTCTGGCTCAAGCTCTCGGCTGTCGGGGCCTTCGGATTATGCGGCACGACGATGGCGATCAATCTGTCGCTGCAGTCGCTTACGCCCTCTCTCGCGGTTGTGCTGCTGTTCCAGTTCGTGTGGATGACTGTGCTGGCTGATGCGGTTCTGGCGCGGAGGCGACCTTCTCGCCTGGAGATCGCGGCCGCCTTGTGCGTGTGGGCGGGCACGCCGCTGGCATCGGGGCTGCTGGAGGAAGGCGGCTGGAGCGGGGCGGCTGACCCGGCTGGGATCGGATTCGGACTGCTGTCGGCCGTGACGTATTCGTTGTACCTGATCTCATCGGGACGGGTCGAGCCGGACATGCACCCGTTCGCCAAATCGGCGATCATGCTGACGGGGGCGATGCCTCTCTTGCTCCTGCTTCATGCGTTTGCGCTCCCTTCGGGGCCGATGGACGGAAGCTTGCTGTTGTGGGGACTCGCTCTGGCTCTTGCGGGTCAAGCGGTTCCGGTCGTATTGTTTAATATGGGTATTCCTCGTATCGGTGGCGCAATGACAGCGATGCTCGGTTCGGCCGAACTGCCCGCGGCTATTCTGTTTTCCGTCTGGCTGACGGGAGACCGGTTGAGTTGGACGATTGCGGGCGGGATGGCCCTGATTACGGGCGGCATTCTGCTGAGCCAATGGGGAGCGGTACAGGGGAACGATGAAACCGCACGAGGTGCGGCCAGTCTGGAGGAATCACGTTGTCGATAAGTGTCGAGGCGCGGCTGGTCCGGTTGGCACGGGAGGGTGAACGGGAGGCGTTTGCCGAGTTGGTCGGCCTGTACCAGGACAAACTGTATCACCTGGCGTACCGCATGCTGTATCAGGCTCAAGAGGCGGAGGATATCGTGCAGGAGACGTTCCTGCGCGTATACGCCAATCTGCATCGATATGACGAGACACAGAAGTTTTCGACGTGGATATTTCGCATCGCGACCAATCTGTGCATCGACCGGATCCGCAAGCGTAAAGCGAACTTTTCGCTGGACGCCGAATTGTCGGATGGCGAAGGCAGCGACTGGTACGCGATGCTTCCGGGCGACGAGCCGACTCCGGAGAGCCGGCTGATGCTGACGGAGACGCAGGAGCAGATCCGCAGCGCGATCGACGGTCTGCCCGAGAAATATCGCGCGATCGTGATCCTTCGTTATCTGCATGATCTATCGCTGCAAGAGATCGGGGAAATTATGGGGATGCCCGTCACGACGATCAAAACGCGCGTGCATCGGGGACGCGAGGCGCTTCGGAACAAGCTGGAGCTTTCCGATTTTGTCGAGTAACCTCTTTGGCGAAAATGATAAAATGGGCGATGCCGATGAAACCGTTTCGGCGCCAAAAACGTATGTACTCCTACGCATAGCCATGCACAAGCACGAGAAAGGAGGGTCGCTCATGGATTGCAAACAGGCGAGGATCTTGACGCATGAGTATTTGGACGGCGATTTGTCCGAGGAATCGCTCCATGCCTTGCGGGAACATCTGAAGGAATGCGCGGAATGCCTCGGCCACTATCGGCAACTCAGTCGAACGGCGGCCATGATCCGTTCGCTGCCCTCCGTCCCAGCGCCGCATGGGCTCAAGGATCGGATTATGGCATCGCTGCCGCCGCAGCCGGCCGTGGCGCCGCAGGTTCAGTCTCAGTCTTCGCAGTCCGGGCCCAAGCGGGTGGAGAAATCCCGGCGGACGCCGGCGAAGCGCCAGAACTGGTTCCGGCGCCATCCGGGCATATCGGTAGCCGCCGTTTTTGCCCTCGTGATGGCCGGAAGCTACATGGCGATATGGAATCAGGGCGACGATCTGGTTGTCCGGGGCGACCATCTGGATTCGCTCGTCATCGAGAACCGCAAGGTTGTCGTTCCGGCCGGCAAGACGGTCGGGAATCTCACGGTGGAGAACGGGGATGTCGAGGTGGAAGGCAAGGTGGACGGCAATCTCGTCGTCATCGACGGATCGTACCAGCTTGCGTCCACGGCTCAGATCGCGGGAAATATCTCCGAGATCGACAGAGCGCTGGACTGGGTCTGGTTCAAAATTCAAGGATGGGCGTCGAAGCTGGGACCTTCCTCATAATGTCGTCTTCGGCAGCGGCCAAAATCGAAGGAAAAACCTCCCTGGAGTTGCTAAGGGGAGGTTTTTGCTTGAAAATATGGTATGATGACTGAAGAGACAAATCCGAGGGTCGAAACGGCGCTTGGACATTTGTATGGGGGACTTACCGATGGAGCTCTGGGGACTGAACATCGGCATTAAGGATATCGTGGATATCGCCATCGTCAGCTACGTCGTGTACAAGCTGATGATGCTGATTCGGGGGACGCGCGCGGTTCAGTTGCTCCGGGGCGTATTTCTCGTCCTGCTCGCTTGGGCTTTCAGCACCTGGTTTCAATTGAACACCCTGAAATGGATGATGGATCAGATGATCACCTTCGGCGTGCTCGCCATCATCATTATATTCCAGCCCGAGCTGCGGCGCGCGCTGGAGCAGTTGGGACGGGGTAAGCTGTTCGGCCGGACCAGCGAGGAGGATCAGGCGACCCGCAAGATCGGGGACGTCATCCGCGCGGTGCATTACCTCGCCAAGCGAAAAATCGGCGCGTTGATCGTGTTCGAGCGGGAGACGGGTCTCAACGAATACATCGAATCGGGGACGACGCTGCAATCGCAGATC
The nucleotide sequence above comes from Paenibacillus thermoaerophilus. Encoded proteins:
- the ppc gene encoding phosphoenolpyruvate carboxylase, which produces MGWKEMSEAAKNTASSNQLLRRDVRFLGNILGEVLVHQGGQELLNLVEDIRETSKNLRAQFDSNLYAEFKRKIVGLSPEMRHQVIRAFAIYFQLVNIAEQNHRVRRKRDYERSAGETIQPGSIESAAADLKAKGVSAEEVKEILSNMSLELVMTAHPTEAVRRAILDIHHRIAEEMMELDDPTLTHRERETLREDLRSEVLTLWQTDELRDRKPTVIDEVRNGLYYFDETLFDVLPEVYEELERCLTKYYPGEKWHLPLFLRFGSWIGGDRDGNPSVTAAVTEETLRLHRAMALKKYEEGLHKLMKHLSFSTSLVNVDPSLLESIAADREHIQLRSEDVWRNDKEPYRIKVAYMMEKIRNAADSSKKPQTKYNNPAEFKADLELIDRSLRSHYADFVADKYVRKLIRQVELFGFHLATLDIRQHSKEHESAMAEILAKMGICADYAALEEQAKVALLSDLLEDPRPLTSAYIEYTPSTRECLDVYHTVFRAQQEFGRECVRSYLISMTQSASDLLEVLVLAKEAGLYRIDRDGNVCCQIQPVPLFETIDDLHAAPGIMTTLFELPTYRRSVQAFGNLHEIMLGYSDSNKDGGVVTANWELRMALKSLTEAAKPYDIKLKFFHGRGGALGRGGMPLNRSILAQPPETLGGGIKITEQGEVLSQRYSLKGIAYRSLEQATSALLTAALLARRPQSDLTNPEWESVMRLISEKAQEKYQDLIFRDPDFLEFFKESTPLPEIGELNIGSRPAKRKNSDRFEDLRAIPWVFSWTQSRYLLPAWYAAGSGLLSYAQDDPARMDQLKRMYREWPFFQTLVDNLQMALAKADLLIAKEYAGMIKNREVADRIFNQISEEFKLTTRLILEITGQQEILDNVPVLQESIRLRNPYVDPLSYMQVQLLTELRALRDQGGDDAQLLREVLLTINGIAAGLRNTG
- a CDS encoding DMT family transporter; this translates as MTRRQDLARGKKIGALSVLLGACSFGLMSPLSKLALGYGWQPVTLTVVQTAISTILLWALVALNRGSFGRPKGIVWLKLSAVGAFGLCGTTMAINLSLQSLTPSLAVVLLFQFVWMTVLADAVLARRRPSRLEIAAALCVWAGTPLASGLLEEGGWSGAADPAGIGFGLLSAVTYSLYLISSGRVEPDMHPFAKSAIMLTGAMPLLLLLHAFALPSGPMDGSLLLWGLALALAGQAVPVVLFNMGIPRIGGAMTAMLGSAELPAAILFSVWLTGDRLSWTIAGGMALITGGILLSQWGAVQGNDETARGAASLEESRCR
- the cdaA gene encoding diadenylate cyclase CdaA, giving the protein MELWGLNIGIKDIVDIAIVSYVVYKLMMLIRGTRAVQLLRGVFLVLLAWAFSTWFQLNTLKWMMDQMITFGVLAIIIIFQPELRRALEQLGRGKLFGRTSEEDQATRKIGDVIRAVHYLAKRKIGALIVFERETGLNEYIESGTTLQSQISTELIVNLFIPNTPLHDGAVIIRGSQLMAAGCYLPLSENPFISKELGTRHRAAIGMSEVSDAICVVVSEETGQVSLVMNGQIVRDVDEESLISKLHEQLKPANKAKERQPFWRRRNGHDG
- a CDS encoding zf-HC2 domain-containing protein, encoding MDCKQARILTHEYLDGDLSEESLHALREHLKECAECLGHYRQLSRTAAMIRSLPSVPAPHGLKDRIMASLPPQPAVAPQVQSQSSQSGPKRVEKSRRTPAKRQNWFRRHPGISVAAVFALVMAGSYMAIWNQGDDLVVRGDHLDSLVIENRKVVVPAGKTVGNLTVENGDVEVEGKVDGNLVVIDGSYQLASTAQIAGNISEIDRALDWVWFKIQGWASKLGPSS
- the sigW gene encoding RNA polymerase sigma factor SigW, whose product is MSISVEARLVRLAREGEREAFAELVGLYQDKLYHLAYRMLYQAQEAEDIVQETFLRVYANLHRYDETQKFSTWIFRIATNLCIDRIRKRKANFSLDAELSDGEGSDWYAMLPGDEPTPESRLMLTETQEQIRSAIDGLPEKYRAIVILRYLHDLSLQEIGEIMGMPVTTIKTRVHRGREALRNKLELSDFVE